TTCGGAATAAAGATAATAATGGGAGAATAATGTTAATTGATAGGTTTcttgtgaaataatattttaggagGTAAGGGTATTTTTTTATGTGGTTGATCAGGATATATTGAAGTGAAACAGAAACTATTGGTTAACACTGTGATAATTGACATGCTAACTGGTTTGgtttttttgtgaaatgttttttgtgGATAAAGGTATTTTTTCGAGAGGTTGATGATGTActgtaatgaaaaagaaaatattgatAAACTTACTGATATTTGATGTGCTGTTTTGTTATGTAATGTTATTGAAGGTAAATGTATTTTGCTAGTAATTGACCATGATATTGTAATGAAAAGGAGAGGTCTGAAACTTGATGTTTGATGTGCTGTTTTCTTGCGAGATTGTTTTGGAAGGAAAAGGTATTTTTCGAGTAATTGATCATGATATATTGTAatgtaaattgttaaaaaatataatgatatGCTGTTTTTCTATGTAGTAATGGTTTTTAAATGTAGGTATTTTCGTATGTTTCgcaaattgtttttgaaaatctCTGTAAAGTGAGGTCGGAAATGGGAAGATTGTTTATTGTCattgctgtgaagattataagttattgtgtgattaatggataatgaaatgagtgacggtttaactaattgcacattgtgattaactatgggataaaagggtggagttagAGAATTgagtcacacactgaggaaggctttgtgccgaaacgtctgtttgtctgttataaCCTGTAAAATGTaggaataagtaaaaataaaaacagtacgaagcaattgagtgcgaatcattacctgcttttgaataataacaacaaatagcttcaaatgatagaatacatagcaaacattagaaaatactgacaataaaataataGGTTTAGCCTTTTAAAATCAATGGcctgtacagaaattaaataaagctataaaatctacttcacttttgattgtatttgcatattgattaaaggtactatagttatttagtgaagagcagcaaatgaatctaattgtgttttgtttaataacagaggtgttaatgtaagaatgcacagatctataatgaagcatttgactactttagtaactgtgtgtgctcatttaagggacaattagttgtgtttaaaaaaaaagcgcaggacggagcaaaaaaataaattaattaattaaaaaatcatcAGGTCCATAGTGAGTCTTAAGGGAATGCCAGGGGGTGTTCTTGAGGGAGGGGGTACTGTCACTGTACCTCAAGCTTTTGCTCTCTCCTCCTATTCTGGGTTACAGATTATCTCTTGTcatcagctttttttattttactcgtGACACAagtattttctttcttatttgtgtttaaatgtctttagtttttgacatgatgtctagcttttgaggcacttttggtctacttcactttgttaGACAGGTCCATTTAGGTGATTTCTTGATTGCAAACATGTTTGGTAGTAATCAGGTCTGGGTGTGACTAGAGAACTTGAAGTTAGTGTGAAGTTATGTTTAATGGGGGAAAACATTTTAGAATTATTAGAATTCTGCATTGTAATCGATACTTGCAAATTActaaaccagagaacatttgtcATTTAAAGGTGCAGATTTAAGGCTTTATGCAGATATGTCTCATGTATGTGAGGCAAATATTCACAGagattaagctgtttttttcaaacAGGTTTACCTgtcaggcacagaatgaaaaAGTATTACCCATCTGCTCtacaagttttacaaaaacatgttgttttgttgtgatttcgcatatatacaaataaataaaaaaaactgtgccTTTACCGCTTTCAATTTGATGTCTCATCAATGTGACCAAAAATAATCTGGGATCAATCAAATAAGAATCCGCttaaaagtgtatgtgtgtaatggaCACCAGGAGGTTGATATGACAAGATCAATCTAAATATGatctgctgtttttacatttaatgtgcatcaaaattaaggTTTGTGTTGCCAATGTTTTAGAGCCTTTTcacttcagcttttgatgagagtttgaatgatttactaaaaactaaacttttttttatttcagacctaattaaagaCTATGAGGAGAGTAAAgaagaggaacatcatgtcaaaattgaggacagaactcatttagagactgatggtattttcAAAGTGAGAGACAAGAGTTGTGTCACCTGCACTCAGTATGGAAAGAGTTTGACAAGCAAAAGCAAACTAAAGActcacatgatgattcacactggagagaaaccatttacatgcactcagtgtgggaatagtttcagcaaatcatcataccttaatcagcacatgaggatccacactggagagaaaccattcacgtgcactcagtgtgggaagagtttcagccaatcatcatcccttaatcagcacatgaggatccacactggagagaaaccatttacttgcactcagtgtgggaagggtttcagctgctcatcatcccttaataaacacatgatgggccacactggaaagaaaccattcacatgcactcagtgtgggaagagtttcagccgatcatcatcccttaatcaccacatgaggatccacactggagagaaaccctttacttgcactcagtgtgggaagagtttcagccgatcatcatcccttaatcaacacatgaggatccacactggagagaaaccattcacatgcactcagtgtgggaagagtttcagcaaattatcatcgctttatagacacatgaagatccacaccggagaaaaaccattcacatgcactcattgtgggaagagtttcagccaatcatcataccttaatctacacatgtggatccacactggagagaaaccattcacctgccctcagtgtgggaagaattttaaccaatcatcataccttattaaacacatgaggatccacactgatgtgagagagtatatgtgcttggagtgtgagaagacttttattacagctgcagAACTGAAACGGCACCAGAAGattcacactggaaagaaaccgtAGTCATGATCAGTGTGTACAGAGTTTCATTCATTCGGGGAAGCTTAAGAAACACATGTGATGGTTTCCGGTATGGTGTCGACACGTGTAGGAGCATAGAAAGAGAGCTCCCATACACACTGATATTAATCCTCCTTTTTACATCATTAATAACCTAAACCATATGGAGGGGGGCAAAAGCAAAAAGGCTAGGACAAAACCACTATTGAaacttgggaaaaaaaaaaaaaaaacgagagctCAACAGATGAAAAATCCGACACGGACGGGATAGGTGATAGCCTGTCAACTACAGACATCAAAGCTTTCCAGATGGATATTAAATCTGATTTAACCAGATTTAAGCAAGTAACTTTTATTAACTTTaagcaagaaataaaaaaactggaTGGCCTCATCACGGACCTAAACGCAACagcaaaaaacatcaacaaagtGGAGCAGCGAGTTGGAGAATTGGAGGAGAATGTTGCTAAGATAATAGAAATTCTCCATCAAACCATTCAAATTCAAGAAAACTTACAAAAGTAACTGTTAGGTCTAAAAACACGCTCTCGTCAAAATAATATTCAGATCTTTAGAATCCCAGAAAGAAGCATAGGCAATAATATCCAAGACTTGGTGGAAACAATTATCAAAACGGAGCTGTCACTCGACGAATTGGACCTTAAAATCCAACAGTTTCACCAGGCACTCAGACCAAAACCACCCGCTGATGCCACCCTAGATCAGTGGTGGTATTCATCCTGGAATACAAAACGAAGGACCCGGTTCTCCGCTCTGCATGGAGGAAGAAAGTAATATactggaacaaaaaaaaagattttctttgaCAAAGACTGCCCACCTAGGATCCAACAGAAAAGATGGGCTTTTGTACTAATAAGCCAGCGAAACTTAGAATCTTTCTCGAAAACGGGGCAGTCATGTACATTTCGATGACGGGGCTTTAAGAGATCTGAAAGAACAAGGACTGATAAACAGCGAAGAAGAAACTATTATAGGAATCACTGGGAATAAGAAACAAAGACTTTGGCAAAAGGTTGGAGTGACTTCGAAGAAAAGTAAGGAAAAACATCAAACGAAGATCTGGGAAAAACTACGTGAATTTCAAAGAGACAACACTAGCTCTGTTTGAAAGAAGGATAAAACCTGACAGATCCTAACAAAGAACTCTGAGAGGCTGGAAAAACTTCTTGACTTGATTCACCAATGATGGACATTTAAATCGTTTGAAGGAAGAATGGTATTTAACCGAACTGACCAACGACACAAGATAAACGATTAAAGCCCACCAAGACTCAAATCGTTAAGTAACATACTGGTGGGAAGACATAAAGGGATTCTAATCTATACACTTAAAATCCCTTGCTATAATTAGTAGAAATATTTAACTTGAAAACCTAGCCAGAAATAAAAGAATATAATATTGCCAGATATGGGTGCTGAATATATTCGTTAACATTTTTGTGCAATAGGCACAGCAAGGAGGGGCCCTTTAGAGAATGAAGGCTTTACTCTCACATTAAAAGTTATTTAAGACTTCAAGGTTTGGAGACCTtttaagttatgttttttttttatgttgttcaagatattcatgtttgtgtttttcatatTCCGGTCACCGTGATCTTCGCAATAAGATCTGATTATAGTTTTTGCAAAAACAGGAATATGGAGTAATTATAAGAAGCAAACTCGTGTCTCAATTGAAAAGAGAAAAGCAACAGATAATCTTCTGGCAAGAGACGCATCTTTCTGATACAGAACATAAGAAATTAGAAAAATTGGGATGGCCTCAGGTACGTTGATCTGTGGGGGAGACTGGAATGTACAACTTCAGCCTAAATTGGACTCGTCTTCTAATAAGCAAATTAGTCAAGTAACTAGACAAATAAGATATATGATGAAAGAATTAGGCTTAATAGATGTATGGAGAGTAGGGTTgcaacaatataccggtatgacggtctaccacgatttgaacgtgcacgattatcataccatgaacaattgcatttcaacggttttaacccttaaagacagagatagccgcccgcggctaaaaataagtattgcttttaaatgtttaataacttttgatccgctgatccgattcatacaattcaaagattggcataaagaagagaatctcagctttccagtgctgtatcacataacattcggacttccagaggctccggaatcagtgcggttacgtcatcaaaatttgaccacgctgatttgacaaagaaacgctcgtcactgtgtctccggacaaaccagacatgaaacattgatgcattgtccctcctccatgcccagattggttcaaactcgctatatcacaaccaataagcataggtttcgcttttgtttgtggaccaaacaatgagctttttgaacaacactgaatgagagataggcatacatttatgcgtggctaaataaaacgcaaaaaaaaagttttgcatgaaataattctcatactaagtacttttgcatgcacagcagcacagaaacatgacaaaacagtgacacagcaaagacgaactgctgctcttgctgttttcaaaagacgcaaatgaaggtgcagctgtttgtctgcattgcagacaaccaaatccatatccacagacaaccatatccatgctggcacattaaacctaaggatgttccatattgaatctagtttcgttatgtaactatttatagtatagtaaatatttatatctatttttttactgaggatttgcaccatgtttatttggactttatttagactttgacacattatttattattttctt
The Danio rerio strain Tuebingen ecotype United States chromosome 4, GRCz12tu, whole genome shotgun sequence genome window above contains:
- the LOC137491238 gene encoding uncharacterized protein is translated as MAFIKEESEDVKIEETFTVKQEDLQEQTDLIKDYEESKEEEHHVKIEDRTHLETDGIFKVRDKSCVTCTQYGKSLTSKSKLKTHMMIHTGEKPFTCTQCGNSFSKSSYLNQHMRIHTGEKPFTCTQCGKSFSQSSSLNQHMRIHTGEKPFTCTQCGKGFSCSSSLNKHMMGHTGKKPFTCTQCGKSFSRSSSLNHHMRIHTGEKPFTCTQCGKSFSRSSSLNQHMRIHTGEKPFTCTQCGKSFSKLSSLYRHMKIHTGEKPFTCTHCGKSFSQSSYLNLHMWIHTGEKPFTCPQCGKNFNQSSYLIKHMRIHTDVREYMCLECEKTFITAAELKRHQKIHTGKKP